Within the Vibrio sp. DW001 genome, the region GCTAACACAAGAAGCACCTTGGTAAGACTACCATTCTCACCGAGAATACCGATATTAGAGAATATGGTGTAAAGCAGGGCTAACAACCCAATAACCGTCCAGCTCGCGTGTTTTACGTACTTCCATTCCGTCACTTCAACCTGTTCGGTATACTTCTGTTCGAATGCGCTCTCTAATGGTTTGAGATAACGAACTACCATCATGATTGAGACCATCCATAAAAAATTAAGACCAACAACGTGGAGCCAATGCAATTTGACAAAACCTAGGTCATCCTTAAGCACGAAGTGAGCAATATAAAAACTCGCCATACCAATTGGCAGCGCAATGTATGCAGCAAGTGCTGGAGTACGTTTAGATACGATACCAACAAGAATCACGGTTAGAATTGGCACATTAATCACGGCCATAATGGTTCGCATTAGCGTATATAAGCCATCCGCTTGCGCAATAAGTGGTGCGATACAAACACAAATGGCAATCGTAATTGAACCAAAGATCTTACCTATCCGAACCGTCTGTCTATCAGATGCATCCTTGTTGATTATTCCTTTATAGATATCAAGGCTTACAAGCGTTGATAGGCTGTTTACTCCACTGTTAAAAGAGCTCATAACGGCGCCGAATAGTACCGCACCAAAGAAACCCGTTAACCAGGTGGGAAGCACTTCTCTAACCAAGGTTGGATAAGCCATATCTTTAGCAAGAATTTCCAATCCTTCCGCTGAAATCCCTCTAACAGGTACAGAGATCATTCCGCGTTGATGCATGTGCCAGGCAATAATGCCAGGTAGAACCAGCATCATGACACCAAAAACTTTCATAATTGCCGCTGCCAGAACGCCTTTTTGTCCCTCCGCTAAGTTTTTGGCACCCAATGCTCTCTGAACAATGGCTTGATTGGTACACCAGTAAAAAAGGTTGATTAGTAAAATGCCAGAGAATAATGTATGCCAAGGAATCGCCGCCCCATCTGAAACACCCGCTGCTTGCATCCGTTCTGGTGACTCAGTAATGACGATATTAAAGCCTTCAATCATGCTGCCATCACCAAGCTGGGTTAGGGCAAGTACAGGGACTAAAAACCCCGCGAATAGCAGGCCCACACCGTTTACTGTATCTGAAACTGCAACTGCCTTAAGCCCTCCGAAGACGGCGTATAAACCACCCATAATACCGAGGCTGATAACCATTATCCATGTTGCTATGTTTTCAGATACCCCCAAAATTTCAGCGACATTGAACAGCTTTCCTAAGGTAATTGCGCCTGCATAAAGTACAAATGGTAGGAAGCCAATTACAATTGCGTAGATAAAGATAAATGACGCGACACTTCTCATTCGCTTGCCGTATCTAGCTTCTAGAAACTGAGGCACTGTGGCGATGCCACCGCGTAAGAACTTAGGAAGAAAAACAACGGCAAGTACTATCATTGTTACCGCGGCTACGGTTTCCCACGCCATAACGCTTGCGCCATTTGCGAAGGCGTTGCCGTTGAGCCCTGTTAATTGCTCTGCAGAAATATTGGTTAGAAAAAGCGAACCTGCAATAACGAACCATGGAAGACTTCGACCGGCTAAAAAATAACCTGTTGTTTCGTTTAAATTTTCATCTTTAGTAACTCGGTATGATATCCAAGCTACTAACAGTGTAAATATAATAAATGACCCAATGGCAATCATAATATTATTCTCCGTGTGTGAAGCACTTTTATTCCGTTCTATGTGCTTTTATTGTAAGGGTAATTAAGGTTAGGGCGATGTTCTAGTGATTAACTTTAAACTTGCCAACTCTCGTTAATATTCGTTAATAATAAAGAGATACGTCACGTTATTAGTCATTCAGTAAAGGATTTCAATCACCTTGGGTCTAGTATTGGTTAGAAACGACATCATGTAGATGTAGTTAACGAACCGATTCATGTATAAAACGAAACTATGAAGAATAATCCTTTAGTAATTCGAAAAAGTGTGAGCTGTACAGGTATTTCGATACGTTCATTTTGGGATGTCAATGGTGATAAGGGTTATCAGAACCTTTGGCCAAGAGATCGTAAACTTCCTTACGCAGACAATACCTTGGTTGTTGTTTACACAGAGAGTGGTCAGGGGGTGATAAATGTAAAAAACGCAGATAGCATCCATATCAGGGGGAATAGTTTAATCTTTCTTGAGCCACAATCTATTCTGAGTTACGGCTGTACAGGATTGGCATGGAAGTTATATTGGGTAGAGATATTTATAGATGAGGATGAAAAAAAAGTCATTCCTTTTAATAATATTATTAATATAGAAAACAGAGTTCATTACGAATTACAACTGGAGGAGTTGAAGAAGCAGTTGAATTATAATGAGACTTACCATAACTCATATGCAGCAGCGATATTTACTAAAGTATTTTACGAATGGTTAGTTAATGCCAATTTCAAAGATAAGACACCACAGCAAAGGATCATCGACACCGTAGTAGACGAAATGTATCACCGAATTGCGGAAAATTGGACCGTTAAAGAGATGGCTTATTTTGTTGGTTGCAGTGAGCAACATATGCGCAAGTTATTTACCAAACATACAGGAAAGTCACCGAAAGATTATTACATGACGATTAAACTTGAAATTGCGCATACTCTTTTAAGAAAGGGCACGCACAATATTACGCAATTAGCTTATGAACTTGGTTACACTGACGCGTTTCATCTGAGCAAAGCCTTTAAGAAAAAGTTTAACATTTCTCCCTCAGAGGTCGTGCCTCACCATACTAGTGAGGCACGAAATCTACTCGAGTCATGAATTATGGAGAGGATTAAAGCGACTAATCTCTCAGTTCTCTTCTTAAGATTTTTCCGACGTTGGTTTTTGGCAGTTCTTCCCTAAATTCAATGATTTTTGGAATTTTATAGCCAGTCAAATGTTGGCGGCAGTGTTTCTTTATATCTTCTGCCGTCACAGGTGCACAGGTGACAACAACAAGTTTAACTCTTTCTCCAGCAACATCGTCTAGTACGCCAATTGCGGCTGCTTCAACGATCTTAGGATGCAGAGTAGCAACCTCTTCAATTTCAGTAGGAAAGACATTAAACCCTGAGACGAGGATCATGTCCTTTTTACGGTCTTCAATAGAGAAAAAACCTTGGCCATCCATTCTGCCGATATCACCAGATCTTATCCAACCGCCATCTTTTAAGGCTTCCTTGGTTTCGAGTTCCTGTTGCCAGTAGCCTTTCATGACTTGATCACCACGAATTTCAATTTCGCCAATCTCTCCGGCAGGAAGTTCTTTGCCTTCTTCATTGACTATTCTTAGCTCGGTACTAGGTAAGGGCACCCCGATAGATGGAACAAAGGACTGTTGAGTATGGACGCCACCCGCAACGACAGGGGAGCATTCAGTCAAGCCGTAACCTTCAACGACCGGCATTCCTGTAATTCTTTGCCATTCGTCCGCTACATGTTTTTGTGTCGCCATTCCACCTGCAATAGTGAAGTTAGCATGGCTGAAGTCTAGTGCTCGAAAGCCAGCATGGTTGTTTAACCCATTGAAGAGCGTGTTAAGACCGAACATCATGGTGAAAGGATATTTCTTTAAATCGTTAACAAAACTATCCATATCACGAGGGTTCGTGATAAGTAGGTTTGTGCCGCCAAAATACATGATCAACATCATACTGACTGAGTTAGCAAAAATGTGATAGAGAGGCAAAGG harbors:
- a CDS encoding solute:sodium symporter family transporter, which translates into the protein MIAIGSFIIFTLLVAWISYRVTKDENLNETTGYFLAGRSLPWFVIAGSLFLTNISAEQLTGLNGNAFANGASVMAWETVAAVTMIVLAVVFLPKFLRGGIATVPQFLEARYGKRMRSVASFIFIYAIVIGFLPFVLYAGAITLGKLFNVAEILGVSENIATWIMVISLGIMGGLYAVFGGLKAVAVSDTVNGVGLLFAGFLVPVLALTQLGDGSMIEGFNIVITESPERMQAAGVSDGAAIPWHTLFSGILLINLFYWCTNQAIVQRALGAKNLAEGQKGVLAAAIMKVFGVMMLVLPGIIAWHMHQRGMISVPVRGISAEGLEILAKDMAYPTLVREVLPTWLTGFFGAVLFGAVMSSFNSGVNSLSTLVSLDIYKGIINKDASDRQTVRIGKIFGSITIAICVCIAPLIAQADGLYTLMRTIMAVINVPILTVILVGIVSKRTPALAAYIALPIGMASFYIAHFVLKDDLGFVKLHWLHVVGLNFLWMVSIMMVVRYLKPLESAFEQKYTEQVEVTEWKYVKHASWTVIGLLALLYTIFSNIGILGENGSLTKVLLVLALFGMSCFVARRIWLSKTSPSASSLAENQ
- a CDS encoding response regulator transcription factor gives rise to the protein MKNNPLVIRKSVSCTGISIRSFWDVNGDKGYQNLWPRDRKLPYADNTLVVVYTESGQGVINVKNADSIHIRGNSLIFLEPQSILSYGCTGLAWKLYWVEIFIDEDEKKVIPFNNIINIENRVHYELQLEELKKQLNYNETYHNSYAAAIFTKVFYEWLVNANFKDKTPQQRIIDTVVDEMYHRIAENWTVKEMAYFVGCSEQHMRKLFTKHTGKSPKDYYMTIKLEIAHTLLRKGTHNITQLAYELGYTDAFHLSKAFKKKFNISPSEVVPHHTSEARNLLES
- a CDS encoding AMP-binding protein, which encodes MYAEQKPWLNSYPKDVPASIDADKYQNITDMFRDVFAKHPDKAAFINMGHSLSYRELDEKATAFAAYLQVKLAMKKGDRIALMMPNLLQYPIAILGSLRAGLVVVNVNPLYTPRELQHQLRDSGAKAIVAVTNFGNNLQKVINQTSLEHVILTRIGDEFAPYKRTLVNFAVKYVKKMVPKYNLPGAISFKRALTQGKSLTLNPPRIENSDLAYLQYTGGTTGLAKGAMLTHRNIVANVLQVNAHFSPRTLVENEHAVTPLPLYHIFANSVSMMLIMYFGGTNLLITNPRDMDSFVNDLKKYPFTMMFGLNTLFNGLNNHAGFRALDFSHANFTIAGGMATQKHVADEWQRITGMPVVEGYGLTECSPVVAGGVHTQQSFVPSIGVPLPSTELRIVNEEGKELPAGEIGEIEIRGDQVMKGYWQQELETKEALKDGGWIRSGDIGRMDGQGFFSIEDRKKDMILVSGFNVFPTEIEEVATLHPKIVEAAAIGVLDDVAGERVKLVVVTCAPVTAEDIKKHCRQHLTGYKIPKIIEFREELPKTNVGKILRRELRD